In the genome of Primulina eburnea isolate SZY01 unplaced genomic scaffold, ASM2296580v1 ctg291_ERROPOS245047, whole genome shotgun sequence, one region contains:
- the LOC140820908 gene encoding dormancy-associated protein 1-like has translation MVLLDHLWDDVVAGPQPERGLKHLKKVFTAKPLNTKDGGGEGSSKYARSMSMPASDPVTPVTPGTPTAPSPTAAKRDNVWRSVFHPGSNLATKTVGADYFDRPQPNSPTVYDWLYSGDSRSKYR, from the exons ATGGTGTTGCTTGATCACCTCTGGGACGACGTCGTGGCCGGGCCTCAGCCCGAACGTGGCCTCAAACATCTCAAGAAAGTGTTCACCGCCAAGCCCTTGAACACCAAAG ATGGTGGAGGAGAGGGCAGCAGCAAGTACGCGAGATCTATGTCGATGCCAGCCAGTGATCCTGTGACGCCGGTGACACCAGGAACGCCGACAGCACCGTCACCCACGGCGGCGAAAAGGGATAACGTGTGGCGGAGTGTGTTCCACCCCGGCAGCAATCTTGCCACCAAGACAGTCGGGGCTGATTACTTTGACAGGCCGCAGCCCAACTCCCCTACTGTCTATGACTG GCTTTACAGTGGTGACTCAAGGAGCAAATATCGTTGA